A stretch of Acidobacteriota bacterium DNA encodes these proteins:
- a CDS encoding flippase-like domain-containing protein, translating into MARWVIRAAVSAAVVAILLRIIPLDTVLDALRRTSIWTWSASVVVFFAGHYLNAIKLRLLLGPAEGLNAACVRAQYAGLVANLSLPGLAGGDLVRAAYLAPLVGVKRVTFASIADRLIDTGTVLMLVIVALPFAGVPPGIARIIEDASLWIAAGVVIAVIAGIVLLRSGRFSNLAAQISEAWTALITRRPALLGAVVISLVVQSAFVMTNVWLARQVGVTTEVPAWFVAWPLSKLIAVLPISLGGIGVREAALVSLLAPYGAPREAVLASGILWQAVLIVTGVAGLIVTQMLPRSTPTTVAPK; encoded by the coding sequence ATGGCTCGCTGGGTCATTCGCGCCGCCGTGTCCGCGGCCGTCGTCGCCATTCTTCTCCGCATCATTCCGCTCGACACCGTGCTCGACGCCCTGCGCCGCACCAGCATCTGGACCTGGTCGGCCAGCGTGGTGGTGTTTTTCGCGGGCCACTACCTCAATGCGATCAAGCTGCGCCTGTTGCTGGGACCGGCAGAAGGGCTGAATGCCGCCTGCGTGCGGGCGCAATACGCCGGACTCGTCGCGAACCTCAGCCTGCCGGGGTTGGCGGGGGGAGACCTCGTGCGTGCGGCCTACCTCGCGCCGCTGGTCGGGGTGAAACGCGTGACGTTCGCCAGCATTGCCGACCGCCTGATTGATACCGGCACTGTGCTGATGCTCGTGATTGTGGCCCTGCCGTTTGCCGGTGTGCCGCCCGGCATCGCGCGCATCATTGAGGACGCGAGCCTGTGGATCGCGGCCGGGGTCGTCATCGCGGTCATCGCCGGGATTGTGCTGCTGCGGTCAGGGCGATTCTCCAATCTGGCCGCACAGATCAGCGAAGCATGGACGGCTCTCATCACCCGCCGGCCGGCACTGCTCGGGGCGGTGGTCATTTCCCTCGTGGTACAGTCGGCGTTTGTGATGACCAATGTCTGGCTGGCCCGGCAGGTCGGCGTCACCACCGAAGTGCCTGCCTGGTTTGTGGCCTGGCCCCTTTCCAAGCTCATCGCCGTGCTGCCCATCAGCCTGGGAGGCATCGGCGTGCGCGAGGCTGCGCTCGTCTCGTTGCTTGCGCCGTATGGCGCGCCGCGCGAAGCCGTCCTCGCGTCCGGCATCCTCTGGCAGGCGGTGCTCATTGTCACCGGTGTGGCCGGACTGATCGTGACGCAGATGCTGCCCCGCTCCACGCCCACCACGGTGGCACCCAAATGA